The proteins below come from a single Leifsonia sp. 1010 genomic window:
- a CDS encoding sugar ABC transporter ATP-binding protein, with product MRDIEIEFPGVKALQEVSFRLFPGEVHSLMGENGAGKSTLIKALTGVYTPDSGSITVHGRPVEFAGTADAQAAGIATVYQEVNLCTNLTVGENVMLGAEVRKPWGVDWKATHRRAADHLAALNLDIDPRSPLSSHSIAVQQLVAICRATVIDSSVLILDEPTSSLDSSEVQRLFAVIRQLRDRGVAILFVSHFLDQVYEISDRLTVLRNGRLVGEYPVSELPRDQLIGKMLGRELAELEQLEHRTAQARIERNTEPALKVLGLGRRGQIQPFDLELYEGEVVGLAGLLGSGRTELARILYGADRPDSGSTWVNGKPAHIGSPRAAVDHRLAFSSEDRRSEGIVGDLTVRENIVLGLQAKRGWARPLPRGLQDTLVSEYISMLDIRPANPNALIRNLSGGNQQKVLLARWLATQPEILILDEPTRGIDIGAKADIQKLVTKLAADGMAVLFISSELEEVARLSQRIYVLRDRQTIAEIENQEGIDVDDIVTLIANGPAPA from the coding sequence ATGCGCGACATCGAGATCGAGTTCCCCGGGGTCAAAGCCCTGCAGGAGGTGTCCTTCCGGTTGTTCCCGGGAGAGGTGCACTCGCTGATGGGCGAGAACGGGGCGGGGAAGTCCACCCTGATCAAGGCGCTCACGGGCGTCTACACGCCGGACTCCGGCAGCATCACGGTCCACGGGCGTCCCGTCGAGTTCGCCGGCACCGCCGACGCGCAGGCGGCGGGAATCGCGACCGTGTATCAAGAGGTCAACCTCTGCACCAACCTCACGGTGGGCGAGAACGTCATGCTGGGCGCCGAGGTGCGCAAGCCGTGGGGCGTCGACTGGAAGGCCACCCATCGCCGGGCCGCCGATCACCTCGCCGCGCTCAACCTCGACATCGACCCCCGGTCGCCGCTGTCGAGCCACTCCATCGCCGTCCAGCAGCTGGTCGCGATCTGCCGGGCCACCGTCATCGACAGCTCGGTGCTCATCCTCGACGAGCCCACCTCCAGCCTCGACAGCTCGGAGGTGCAGCGCCTGTTCGCGGTCATCCGCCAGCTGCGCGACCGCGGCGTCGCCATCCTCTTCGTCTCGCACTTCCTCGACCAGGTGTACGAGATCTCCGACCGGCTCACGGTGCTCCGCAACGGTCGGCTGGTCGGCGAGTACCCCGTGTCGGAACTGCCGCGCGACCAGCTGATCGGCAAGATGCTGGGCCGCGAACTGGCCGAGCTGGAACAGCTGGAGCATCGCACGGCCCAGGCACGGATCGAGCGCAATACCGAACCGGCGCTCAAGGTGCTCGGCCTCGGCCGCCGCGGCCAGATCCAGCCGTTCGACCTCGAACTCTACGAAGGCGAGGTCGTCGGCCTCGCGGGTCTGCTCGGCTCGGGCCGCACCGAACTCGCCCGCATCCTCTACGGCGCCGATCGGCCCGACAGCGGATCCACCTGGGTCAACGGCAAGCCCGCGCACATCGGCAGCCCGCGCGCCGCGGTGGATCACCGCCTCGCCTTCTCGTCGGAGGACCGCCGAAGCGAGGGGATCGTCGGCGATCTCACCGTGCGCGAGAACATCGTGCTCGGCCTCCAGGCCAAGCGCGGCTGGGCGCGGCCGCTGCCGCGCGGACTGCAGGACACCCTGGTCAGCGAGTACATCTCGATGCTCGACATCCGCCCGGCGAACCCGAACGCGCTCATCCGCAACCTCTCCGGCGGCAACCAGCAGAAGGTGCTCCTGGCCCGCTGGCTGGCCACCCAGCCCGAGATCCTCATCCTCGACGAGCCGACCCGCGGCATCGACATCGGGGCGAAGGCCGACATCCAGAAACTGGTGACGAAGCTCGCTGCGGATGGGATGGCTGTGCTATTCATCTCGTCAGAGCTCGAGGAAGTCGCCCGGTTGTCACAGCGCATCTACGTGCTCCGCGATCGTCAGACGATCGCCGAGATCGAGAACCAGGAAGGCATCGACGTGGACGACATCGTCACCCTCATCGCGAACGGACCGGCACCCGCATGA
- a CDS encoding ABC transporter substrate-binding protein, with product MKRRHFGVIALAAGAALALSACSSGAGGASGDSGSGPIKVGFSQVGAESGWRTANTKSLKEALASDNGFKLTFSDAQQKQENQISAIRSFITQGVDAIVFAPVVETGWDDVLKEAKDAEIPVILEDRSVDSDPSLYTSRVGDDFEKEGETAGKWVADNFAGKSANLVVLEGTTGSAAANDRTTGFNKAIKGTDVKVLDSQTGNFTRSEGKTVMEGFLQKYGKSINVLFAQNDDMGLGALDAIKAAGLTPGKDIQIVTIDGTKDGLTALADGQFNYVVECNPLLGDKVAEVVKAAVAGKKVDKLYLAKDEAFDQEAAKKALPTRPY from the coding sequence ATGAAACGACGTCATTTCGGAGTCATCGCCCTCGCGGCAGGCGCAGCGCTCGCTCTCTCGGCATGCTCCAGCGGAGCGGGAGGCGCGTCCGGCGATTCCGGTTCCGGCCCGATCAAGGTCGGATTCTCGCAGGTCGGCGCCGAGAGCGGCTGGCGCACCGCCAACACGAAGTCGCTGAAAGAGGCCCTGGCCTCCGACAACGGTTTCAAGCTCACGTTCTCCGACGCGCAGCAGAAGCAGGAGAACCAGATCTCCGCCATCCGCAGCTTCATCACACAGGGTGTCGACGCCATCGTCTTCGCACCCGTCGTCGAGACCGGGTGGGATGACGTGCTCAAGGAGGCCAAGGACGCCGAGATCCCGGTGATCCTCGAAGACCGCTCCGTCGACTCCGACCCGAGCCTCTACACCTCCCGCGTCGGCGACGACTTCGAGAAGGAGGGCGAGACCGCCGGCAAGTGGGTGGCCGACAACTTCGCGGGCAAGTCGGCCAACCTCGTCGTGCTCGAGGGCACCACCGGTTCCGCTGCCGCGAACGACCGCACCACCGGCTTCAACAAGGCCATCAAGGGCACCGACGTGAAGGTCCTCGACTCGCAGACGGGCAACTTCACCCGCTCCGAGGGCAAGACCGTGATGGAAGGGTTCCTGCAGAAGTACGGCAAGAGCATCAACGTGCTCTTCGCGCAGAACGACGACATGGGGCTCGGAGCGCTGGACGCGATCAAGGCGGCCGGTCTGACCCCGGGCAAGGACATCCAGATCGTCACCATCGACGGCACCAAGGACGGTCTGACGGCGCTCGCCGACGGACAGTTCAACTACGTCGTCGAGTGTAACCCGCTGCTGGGCGACAAGGTCGCCGAGGTCGTGAAGGCCGCGGTCGCCGGCAAGAAGGTGGACAAGCTCTACCTGGCCAAGGACGAGGCGTTCGACCAGGAGGCCGCCAAGAAGGCCCTCCCCACCCGTCCGTACTGA
- a CDS encoding heavy-metal-associated domain-containing protein: protein MCSTTSTHGDLGLTDKNGACTCSADAHGHADAVIGSTAASSVDYLVAGMTCSHCVASVTEELEALDGVEAVSVDLNAGGTSTVTVSSAAPLDADAVRAAIGEAGYSLVSA, encoded by the coding sequence ATGTGCAGCACCACGTCCACGCATGGCGACCTCGGTCTCACCGACAAGAACGGCGCCTGCACCTGTAGCGCGGACGCGCACGGACACGCGGACGCGGTGATCGGATCCACCGCGGCGTCCTCTGTCGACTACCTGGTGGCCGGGATGACCTGCTCGCACTGCGTCGCCAGCGTCACCGAAGAGCTCGAAGCGCTGGATGGCGTCGAGGCCGTCAGCGTCGACCTGAACGCGGGCGGAACCTCCACGGTCACCGTCTCCTCGGCCGCGCCTCTCGACGCCGACGCCGTCCGCGCGGCGATTGGCGAGGCGGGATACTCGCTGGTCTCGGCATGA
- a CDS encoding heavy metal translocating P-type ATPase gives MSGGAVELEIGGMTCASCATRIERKLNRMEGVEATVNYATEKARITADGVDTSTLIATVEAAGYTAAVPAPPEVEAPAVSAADRETEELRRRLLISAALTAPVVALSMVPLLQFTNWQWLALALAAPVAVWGAWPFHRAAWVNARHGAATMDTLISVGVIAAFGWSLYALFFGMAGRPGMHMTFQLIAEPGSGASEIYLEVASAVTVFILAGRYFEARAKRESGAALRALLELGAKDASLLTDRGESRVPVSSLTVGDRFVVRPGEKVATDGRVIEGSSAIDMSMLTGESVPVEVAPTDHVTGAMLNVGGRLVVETTAVGADTELARLGRLVEEAQTGKAEAQRLADRVSAIFVPVVIGLSLLALVLWLVLGAGVEAAFTAAVATLIIACPCALGLATPTALLVGTGRGAQLGLLIRGPQVLEQTRRIDTIVLDKTGTITTGRMSLTAVHVAADEEEGTVLALAAAAEDGSEHPVARAIVEGAHRRGIPLLTAESFRSEQGLGVQAVVDGRHVTVGRASWLADAWALDLPVELLERIRDAEREAMTAVGVAWDGAVRGVVVVSDTIKESSAAAMAEFRRLGLTPVLLTGDNAGSANAVAERVGIADVRAGVTPRGKLDAIRQLQQDGHVVAMAGDGVNDAAALAAADLGIAMGTGTDAAIAAGDITVMSGDLMAVGDAIRLARRTLGTIKGNLFWAFAYNVAAIPVAMLGLLNPLLAGAAMALSSVFVVTNSLRLRGFRAANR, from the coding sequence ATGAGCGGCGGAGCCGTCGAACTCGAGATCGGCGGGATGACGTGCGCCTCCTGCGCCACCCGGATCGAGCGCAAGCTTAATCGGATGGAGGGCGTCGAGGCCACCGTCAACTACGCCACCGAGAAGGCCCGGATCACCGCCGACGGCGTGGACACCTCCACGCTGATCGCCACCGTCGAAGCGGCCGGGTACACCGCCGCCGTCCCGGCACCGCCCGAGGTCGAGGCACCGGCCGTATCCGCCGCCGACCGGGAGACGGAAGAGCTGCGGCGGCGCCTTCTCATCTCGGCAGCGTTGACCGCGCCCGTCGTCGCGCTGTCGATGGTGCCGCTGCTGCAGTTCACCAACTGGCAGTGGCTTGCTCTGGCTCTCGCGGCACCCGTGGCGGTCTGGGGCGCGTGGCCGTTCCACCGCGCCGCCTGGGTGAACGCCCGCCACGGCGCAGCGACGATGGACACCCTGATCAGTGTCGGCGTCATCGCCGCCTTCGGATGGTCGCTGTACGCGCTGTTCTTCGGCATGGCCGGCCGGCCCGGCATGCACATGACCTTCCAGCTGATCGCCGAACCCGGCTCGGGCGCGAGCGAGATCTACCTGGAGGTCGCCTCGGCGGTCACCGTCTTCATCCTCGCCGGCCGCTACTTCGAGGCCCGCGCGAAGCGGGAATCCGGCGCGGCGCTCCGGGCCCTGCTCGAACTGGGCGCCAAAGACGCCTCCCTGCTCACCGACCGAGGCGAGTCACGGGTGCCCGTCTCCTCCCTCACCGTCGGAGATCGCTTCGTGGTCCGGCCCGGTGAGAAGGTGGCGACGGACGGACGGGTGATCGAGGGATCCTCCGCGATCGACATGAGCATGCTGACCGGCGAGTCCGTCCCGGTCGAGGTCGCCCCCACCGATCACGTGACCGGAGCGATGCTGAATGTCGGCGGACGCCTGGTGGTCGAGACCACGGCGGTCGGCGCTGACACCGAGCTGGCTCGTCTGGGTCGCCTGGTGGAGGAGGCCCAGACCGGAAAAGCGGAGGCACAGCGGCTGGCCGATCGGGTCTCCGCGATCTTCGTGCCCGTCGTGATCGGCCTCTCACTGCTCGCGCTCGTGCTCTGGCTGGTGCTCGGCGCCGGCGTCGAGGCCGCGTTCACGGCGGCGGTGGCGACCCTCATCATCGCGTGCCCGTGTGCGCTCGGCCTGGCGACCCCGACGGCGCTGCTGGTGGGGACCGGCCGCGGCGCTCAGCTCGGCCTGCTCATCCGGGGTCCCCAGGTGCTGGAGCAGACCCGCCGCATCGACACCATCGTGCTGGACAAGACCGGCACGATCACGACCGGTCGGATGAGCCTCACCGCCGTGCACGTGGCAGCGGACGAAGAGGAGGGTACCGTCCTCGCACTGGCCGCCGCCGCCGAAGACGGCTCCGAGCATCCCGTCGCCCGGGCGATCGTCGAGGGCGCCCACCGCCGCGGAATCCCGCTGCTGACGGCGGAGTCGTTCCGTTCCGAACAGGGCCTCGGCGTGCAGGCCGTCGTCGACGGCCGTCATGTCACCGTCGGACGGGCGTCGTGGCTGGCCGACGCGTGGGCGCTCGACCTGCCGGTCGAGCTTCTCGAGCGGATCCGTGATGCCGAGCGCGAGGCCATGACCGCCGTGGGGGTCGCGTGGGACGGCGCGGTGCGCGGCGTCGTGGTCGTCAGCGACACGATCAAGGAGTCCAGCGCCGCGGCGATGGCCGAGTTCCGTCGGCTCGGGCTGACCCCGGTACTGCTGACCGGCGACAACGCGGGCTCCGCGAACGCGGTCGCGGAACGCGTCGGAATCGCGGATGTGCGCGCCGGCGTCACACCGCGGGGAAAGCTGGATGCCATCCGGCAGCTGCAGCAGGACGGCCACGTCGTCGCGATGGCGGGCGATGGCGTCAACGACGCAGCGGCACTGGCCGCCGCCGACCTCGGGATCGCCATGGGAACCGGCACCGATGCGGCGATCGCCGCCGGCGACATCACCGTGATGAGCGGCGATCTGATGGCCGTCGGCGACGCCATCCGGCTCGCCCGCCGCACGCTCGGCACGATCAAGGGCAACCTGTTCTGGGCGTTCGCCTATAACGTGGCCGCGATCCCGGTCGCGATGCTCGGCCTCCTGAACCCGCTCCTCGCCGGGGCTGCGATGGCGCTCTCCAGCGTCTTCGTCGTCACCAACAGCCTGCGGCTCAGGGGGTTCCGAGCGGCGAATCGGTGA
- a CDS encoding NAD(P)H-dependent oxidoreductase yields MKTVIVTAHPEHDSLTNQIAHRLASALDPSPVEIVDLAAEGFDPRFTVADRRTYLTGEHVTPDVAAEQRRLDEADQLVLVFPVYWWSMPAQLKGWIDRVFVNGWAFSVDPEHGIRRNLDRLTIHLIPVAGDDAGVYERHGYEQALRTQIEHGIIDYCGSRRGATAFVYDSEQEDAAARERVIDEAVSAVQRAIDAQREALVNENGGR; encoded by the coding sequence GTGAAGACCGTCATCGTCACCGCACATCCCGAGCATGATTCGCTGACCAACCAGATCGCGCACCGACTCGCGAGCGCGTTGGACCCGTCACCGGTCGAGATCGTCGACCTGGCCGCCGAGGGCTTCGACCCTCGATTCACCGTTGCCGACCGCCGCACGTACCTGACCGGCGAGCACGTCACTCCCGACGTGGCCGCGGAGCAGCGGAGACTGGATGAGGCGGACCAGCTGGTCCTGGTGTTCCCGGTCTACTGGTGGTCGATGCCGGCCCAGCTGAAGGGGTGGATCGACCGCGTCTTCGTCAACGGATGGGCGTTCTCCGTCGACCCCGAGCACGGCATCCGTCGCAACCTCGACCGGCTCACCATCCACCTCATCCCGGTCGCCGGCGATGACGCGGGAGTCTACGAGCGGCACGGCTACGAGCAGGCCCTCCGAACGCAGATCGAGCACGGCATCATCGACTATTGCGGCAGCCGCCGAGGGGCGACCGCGTTCGTGTACGACTCGGAGCAGGAGGATGCGGCGGCGCGCGAGCGGGTCATCGACGAAGCGGTGAGTGCCGTCCAGCGGGCGATCGACGCTCAGCGCGAGGCTCTCGTGAACGAGAACGGCGGCCGATGA
- a CDS encoding NAD(P)H-dependent oxidoreductase, translating to MELYRLDASITPATSASRSLADLVESEWLSTHPDSRVVRRDLAADPIPATAWPDVVTSGAIAESDRTDRQRAAHRLATELADELVSADALVFAVPLYNYGVSQHFKTWFDLVYTDPRTNPTGTALRGKPATLVTVLGGNYAPGTPKEGWDHSTAWLRRVLQDVWGLDLRVVQRPFTLVGVNPALDAFADAAAELKKTAEEEAVHSGRHIAQSAGAASLAG from the coding sequence ATGGAGCTGTACCGACTGGACGCCAGCATCACACCGGCCACCTCTGCGAGCCGTTCGCTCGCCGACCTGGTCGAATCCGAATGGCTGTCCACGCATCCCGATTCCCGGGTCGTCCGCCGCGACCTCGCCGCAGATCCGATCCCTGCGACGGCGTGGCCCGACGTCGTGACCTCGGGCGCCATCGCGGAGTCGGATCGTACGGATCGTCAGCGCGCAGCGCACCGCCTTGCGACCGAGCTGGCCGACGAGCTGGTCAGCGCCGACGCGCTGGTGTTCGCCGTTCCCCTCTACAACTACGGTGTCTCGCAGCACTTCAAGACCTGGTTCGACCTGGTGTACACGGATCCCCGGACGAACCCCACCGGTACCGCACTGCGTGGGAAGCCGGCGACTCTCGTCACCGTCCTGGGCGGCAACTACGCGCCGGGAACGCCCAAAGAGGGATGGGACCACTCCACCGCCTGGCTCCGCCGCGTCCTCCAGGATGTCTGGGGACTCGACCTCCGCGTCGTCCAGCGGCCCTTCACGCTCGTCGGCGTCAACCCCGCTCTCGACGCGTTCGCCGATGCGGCGGCGGAGCTGAAGAAGACCGCCGAAGAGGAAGCCGTGCACTCGGGCCGCCACATCGCACAGAGCGCCGGAGCGGCCTCGCTCGCCGGATAG
- a CDS encoding helix-turn-helix domain-containing protein codes for MDAPEHDVIRCDAAVTLAFSVLGKRWNGMIVSALGSGASTFRGVSHAVPGISDAVLSDRLADLAEAGLIVRTVTPGPPVTVSYGLTDSGSRLLPILDQLGEWAAGNLTARP; via the coding sequence ATGGACGCGCCCGAGCACGATGTCATCCGCTGTGATGCTGCCGTCACCCTCGCGTTCTCCGTCCTCGGCAAGCGGTGGAACGGAATGATCGTGTCGGCTCTCGGCAGCGGCGCCTCCACCTTCCGCGGAGTGAGTCACGCCGTGCCCGGAATCAGTGACGCCGTGCTCTCCGACCGCCTCGCCGACCTGGCCGAAGCCGGTCTCATCGTCCGCACGGTCACACCCGGCCCGCCCGTGACCGTCTCGTACGGCCTCACCGACAGCGGCAGCCGTCTGCTCCCGATCCTCGATCAGCTCGGCGAGTGGGCTGCCGGAAACCTCACCGCGCGCCCCTGA
- a CDS encoding sigma-70 family RNA polymerase sigma factor: MHNAGLDEADAWSRARDGDPDAFTSLFDKHRDRVFGHALRLVRHPHDAEDVTAVVFLEAWRRRDAVRVVDGSIIAWLLVTANNTVHNLERGKRRYRAALTRMSEPGRTPDHADDVAEDLDNRERDRRVRDAFATLSTADQNVITLCVLEELPLADAARTLGVPVGTVKSRLSRAKRRLGDLTLVSEPIHPALEGGAE, encoded by the coding sequence ATGCACAACGCTGGTTTGGACGAGGCGGACGCCTGGTCCCGGGCGCGAGACGGGGACCCCGACGCGTTCACGTCGCTGTTCGACAAGCATCGAGACCGCGTCTTCGGCCACGCTCTGCGGCTGGTGCGCCACCCGCACGACGCCGAGGATGTCACCGCGGTCGTCTTCCTGGAGGCCTGGCGCCGTCGCGACGCAGTGCGCGTCGTGGACGGATCCATCATCGCCTGGCTGCTCGTCACGGCGAACAACACCGTCCACAACCTGGAACGGGGCAAGCGCCGCTACCGTGCGGCGCTCACCCGCATGTCCGAACCCGGTCGCACGCCCGATCACGCCGACGACGTCGCCGAGGACCTCGACAACCGGGAGCGGGACCGACGCGTCCGTGACGCGTTCGCCACCCTGTCCACCGCAGATCAGAACGTGATCACGCTGTGCGTCCTGGAAGAGCTTCCGCTGGCCGATGCGGCTCGCACTCTCGGCGTCCCCGTCGGGACGGTCAAGTCCCGGCTCTCCCGCGCCAAGCGCCGTCTCGGCGATCTCACCCTCGTCTCCGAACCGATCCACCCCGCCCTCGAAGGAGGTGCAGAATGA
- a CDS encoding PQQ-binding-like beta-propeller repeat protein: MTTTGPAFDPARSAILRDILHETVATAPPRPSRTRFAVVAGLVGAAALLAGGTAALALSGALHFGSPDVPPPPAPSTTLTPTPTPTPTSTPTPTSRPIVVQTTPIQRHDVDQLGAASWSLDLPGTGRSCEQRDIYDIADGLALVQLGAHVVGDGSPDCEDDLQHVSLSLVDTQRGTAIWSREWSWRAAPMYDVDVIVLGTSGRVLVADQILGDGPHEVIDLATGRTEGEFAGQKADIVLNAVAVPGDSGDIVMTTPGAIVRVDPRDARTPRWSTAISGKSSWVYPPAGESDFLPVSIQLNEPYPNGYPYEYGRIDLETGGLDSGWSINAFLNTETHPAVVSKYDASGLPVELTGLDSSGGTTWVKQLPSDSDTFVVRSLTGTPGADTRYSGATDLIAVVSTSELTIIDSSSGTALWTAAATRCGLVTGAGRPTPLVTVYLDSEHDAIIVQHDGTGTCTFAASTGASRPLPDVPSGSSLFFGPENTYVFSNKPTGDLVAYDRQSGAKLWSSTAPNPGSWFFAGGYLVRLDGDRLMSAG; this comes from the coding sequence ATGACCACCACCGGACCCGCCTTCGACCCGGCGCGCAGCGCCATCCTCCGCGACATCCTCCACGAGACGGTCGCCACTGCACCGCCACGTCCTTCACGCACGCGTTTCGCTGTTGTCGCGGGCCTCGTCGGCGCGGCCGCTCTCCTCGCGGGTGGAACCGCCGCGCTCGCACTCAGCGGCGCCCTGCACTTCGGGTCGCCGGACGTCCCGCCCCCGCCAGCCCCGAGCACCACTCTCACGCCCACCCCGACTCCGACGCCGACGTCCACCCCGACGCCCACGAGTCGCCCGATCGTCGTTCAGACGACGCCGATCCAGCGGCACGACGTCGACCAGCTCGGAGCGGCTTCGTGGTCCCTCGACCTCCCCGGCACGGGACGATCCTGCGAGCAGCGCGACATCTACGACATCGCGGACGGCCTGGCCCTCGTCCAGCTGGGAGCGCACGTCGTGGGCGACGGCAGCCCCGATTGTGAGGACGACCTGCAGCACGTCTCGCTATCGCTTGTCGACACCCAGCGGGGTACGGCCATCTGGTCGCGTGAGTGGAGCTGGCGTGCAGCGCCGATGTACGACGTCGACGTGATCGTGCTCGGCACGTCGGGAAGGGTTCTCGTCGCCGACCAGATCTTGGGGGACGGACCGCACGAGGTCATCGACCTGGCCACTGGGAGAACTGAGGGCGAATTCGCGGGCCAGAAGGCCGACATCGTCCTCAACGCGGTGGCCGTGCCGGGTGATTCCGGGGACATCGTCATGACCACTCCCGGCGCGATCGTCCGGGTCGATCCTCGTGACGCTCGGACGCCTCGATGGTCCACGGCCATCTCTGGAAAGTCCTCCTGGGTCTACCCGCCGGCGGGAGAGTCCGACTTCCTCCCTGTCAGCATCCAATTGAACGAGCCCTACCCCAATGGATACCCGTACGAGTACGGGCGCATCGATCTCGAGACGGGAGGGCTGGATTCCGGATGGAGCATCAACGCTTTCCTGAACACCGAGACCCACCCGGCTGTGGTGTCGAAATACGACGCTTCTGGACTGCCCGTCGAGCTGACCGGTCTCGACTCTTCGGGAGGGACGACCTGGGTCAAGCAGCTACCCTCGGACTCCGACACCTTCGTCGTCCGCTCGCTGACCGGGACTCCCGGTGCGGACACGAGGTATTCCGGCGCGACGGATCTCATCGCTGTCGTGTCCACATCGGAGCTCACCATTATCGACTCCAGCTCCGGGACTGCCCTCTGGACGGCAGCCGCGACTCGCTGCGGTCTGGTGACCGGCGCTGGGCGACCTACGCCTCTGGTCACTGTCTACCTGGATAGTGAGCACGACGCGATCATCGTCCAGCACGACGGTACCGGGACCTGCACCTTCGCAGCGTCGACGGGCGCTTCCCGGCCGCTGCCGGATGTCCCGAGCGGTTCCTCACTCTTCTTCGGCCCGGAGAACACGTACGTCTTCTCCAACAAACCGACTGGCGACCTTGTCGCCTATGACCGGCAGTCGGGCGCGAAGCTGTGGAGCTCGACGGCCCCCAATCCGGGTTCCTGGTTCTTCGCGGGCGGTTATCTGGTGCGCCTGGACGGCGACCGACTGATGTCCGCAGGCTGA
- a CDS encoding VOC family protein, with product MIRIGSIVWGARDVPCAVEFWCAALGYRPLREPDDDWALLGSAEGSADRATGPQLAIKQVGSEANQSPRHHLDLYASDQAAEVQRLIGLGAREVDWDYEDDADYVVLADPDGNRFCVVDAGEKAL from the coding sequence GTGATCCGGATCGGCTCGATCGTGTGGGGTGCTCGGGATGTGCCGTGCGCTGTCGAGTTCTGGTGCGCGGCGCTCGGCTACAGGCCGCTCCGGGAACCCGACGACGATTGGGCTCTGCTGGGGTCGGCGGAGGGCAGCGCAGACCGCGCGACGGGTCCCCAGCTCGCGATCAAGCAGGTCGGCAGCGAGGCGAATCAGAGTCCGCGGCATCACCTCGACCTCTACGCATCCGATCAAGCCGCTGAGGTTCAGCGGCTGATCGGGCTCGGTGCCCGGGAGGTCGACTGGGACTACGAGGACGATGCGGACTATGTCGTGCTGGCCGACCCTGACGGGAATCGCTTCTGCGTCGTCGACGCCGGCGAGAAGGCCCTGTGA
- a CDS encoding ankyrin repeat domain-containing protein: MRANGVDSVLLDSEEDLARLVAYNEYIDGIQSTLPAGVRSLLDMSVHDGRVSRWSLGADGVAELSFITENALESLARITLRFFGATALANDADDVETLRLLDGSTELLSQEFDVLDDGRYRFQVLVSPTGELAVMFGDAEVERTPATWDEFVELSDRPDTGRWGRWDDAWLADDPPLHRAAQLGRLDELTALIASGEDVDARDPDDAETPLHAAARRVQVQAMAILISAGATVDSMDHFGRTPLTIASADRDERGLEFLLNAGADPNAGTDEVPLAAAAGGRTSGSVQRLLAAGADVDHRDSDGWTALMYAAQAGNTEAATALIADGADRTALNDDGQSAADIAREWKHMDLLGLLSAG, translated from the coding sequence ATGCGCGCGAACGGGGTCGACTCGGTTCTCCTGGACTCCGAGGAAGACCTCGCGCGCCTGGTCGCCTACAACGAGTACATCGACGGCATCCAGTCGACCCTGCCGGCCGGTGTACGTTCTCTCCTCGATATGAGTGTCCACGACGGACGCGTGAGCCGATGGAGCCTCGGTGCGGACGGTGTCGCAGAGCTGTCCTTCATCACCGAGAACGCGCTCGAGAGTCTTGCCCGGATAACTCTGCGCTTCTTCGGCGCGACGGCGCTCGCGAACGACGCCGACGACGTGGAGACGCTGAGACTCCTCGACGGCTCGACGGAACTCCTCTCGCAGGAGTTCGACGTTCTCGATGACGGACGATACCGCTTCCAAGTGCTGGTGAGCCCGACGGGTGAACTGGCCGTGATGTTCGGGGACGCGGAAGTCGAGCGAACGCCGGCGACGTGGGACGAGTTCGTCGAGCTGTCCGATCGTCCCGACACCGGGCGGTGGGGACGGTGGGATGATGCGTGGCTCGCCGACGATCCACCACTTCATCGGGCCGCCCAGCTGGGCCGGCTCGACGAGTTGACTGCGTTGATCGCGTCCGGCGAAGACGTCGACGCGCGTGATCCGGACGATGCGGAGACCCCGCTCCACGCGGCCGCCAGGCGCGTGCAGGTGCAGGCGATGGCGATCCTGATCTCGGCCGGCGCGACCGTCGATTCGATGGACCATTTCGGAAGGACCCCTCTGACGATCGCGTCCGCAGATCGAGACGAACGCGGACTCGAGTTCCTCCTCAACGCCGGAGCCGACCCGAACGCGGGCACGGACGAGGTTCCCCTGGCTGCGGCAGCTGGTGGTCGCACTTCAGGTTCCGTTCAACGTCTCCTCGCCGCCGGTGCCGACGTCGACCACCGAGACAGCGATGGCTGGACAGCCCTCATGTACGCCGCCCAGGCCGGCAACACGGAAGCGGCGACGGCGCTGATCGCTGACGGCGCCGACCGCACTGCGCTCAACGACGATGGTCAATCCGCCGCAGACATCGCTCGCGAGTGGAAGCACATGGATCTGCTCGGTCTGCTTTCCGCCGGCTGA